The genome window GAGCGGGTGAACTATGTTAATGCCACCATTGAGGCCAAGGAACGGGGAATTCGCGTGATTGAAACGCGAGATGCCTCGATTCGGGACTATTCAGGGGGTTCGCTCCAGCTATCAGCAATTGGCACGTTGGGCGAACATTCCGTCACCGGGGCGTTGTTGGGTGATGGAGAAATTCACATTACAAGTATTGATGGATTCCCCGTCAATGTTCCTCCCAATCGCTACATGGTGTTCACGTTGCACCGCGATATGCCAGGAATTATTGGGAAAATCGGTTCTCTGCTGGGCAGCTTTAACGTCAATATTGCCAGTATGCAGGTGGGTCGCAAAATTGTGCGAGGGGATGCTGTCATGGTTTTGAGCATTGATGACCCCCTACCGGAAGGAGTGCTGGATGAGATTACCAAAGTGCCTGGTATTCGCGATGCTTACACGGTAGCTCTTTGATGGATTTGGGATTTGGGATTTTAGATGTTGGAAAAACTGGTCTTCTTTAGCAATGTTTGGTTCCTAAATCAGCTGACCCCCATCTAAAATCTAAAATCTGAATCTAAAATCGTATGGCAAATAGCTGGTGGGAAATTCAAATCCTCTGCGACCCCGATCTAGAAGATTCAATCTTCTGGCGACTGGAAAAGTTTGGCTGTCGTGGAATGGCGTCTGGGGCCAAGGGGCACTGTCTCTTGGTGACGGCTCACTTACCTCAAATACAAGCACAATTGTTGGATTTGGCGGCGCTGGCGCTGTGGCTGCGGCAAGATGCCCTAACGATGGGACTGCCGATGCCGGTGGCGCATTGGAAGCTAATTGATGAGGAAGACTGGTCGAGCAGTTGGAAACAGCATTGGGAACCCCAAGAAATTGGCGATCGCATTTTGATTTACCCCGCTTGGTTGCCTATCCCTAAACCCTCAGAACGCCTTCTTTTACGCCTTGATCCCGGAGCCGCTTTTGGCACGGGCACCCACCCCACCACTCAATTGTGCCTCGAAGCATTGGAAATGCGGTTAGGGGATGGCAGTGGTGAGTTGGTAGTCGCTGATATTGGTTGTGGTTCTGGCATTCTCTCCATTGGTGCCGTCTTGTTAGGGGCGAAAAAAGTCTATGGTGTGGATCTTGACCCCTTAGCCGTGGGTGCAGCGCGCAGCAACCGTGAACTCAATCAGATTAGCGCTCAGCGAATGCTCGTAGCCAAAGGCAGTGTGGAACAAATTTCCAAGCTCACAGGTGGTAAACCCGTTGATGGGATTCTCTGTAATATTCTGGCAGAGGTGATTATCGATTTAATTCCAGCCATGACGGCAATCACCTCGCTCAGTAGTTGGGGAATATTGAGCGGTATTTTGTTAGAGCAGGCCAAACCCATTGCGGATACTTTGGAACAATACAATTGGGTGGTTGCCGCGCTTTGGAAACGTCAAGATTGGTGTTGTTTTAACATCAGACGGTCATGAAGAATGAAGGATGAAAAATCATTTAGACGGTTTTATCTTTCATCCTTCACCCTTCATGAGTTTTGTTTTATTTCTGAGAAAGGCGTTGACATTCTTGCGTGGCTACATCACCTACCACCCAATGGGTTGAGGAGCGAGAGGAAATCTTCTTGCACTAAAGCATCTTTGGGATGCTGTTTGATCGTTGTTGGCAGGGCGGCAACGGTATCATACCAAAGTCCCATTAGGGGTCAATCATCATGGTCGGTTAATTGGCAACGCCCGATGGTGTTGCACTCAATCCGCTTCTGGCGATCGCTCATAATAGTTGCTAAATCTGGTCGTCCCGTTAGACTCAGTCGCCAGTCCGCCCAGATTTCATATAGGGTATCCACAATCCAACCAATCACAGGTAGCTTGGTGGCAGCATAAATCCACCCTATGCCCAG of Microcoleus sp. AS-A8 contains these proteins:
- the prmA gene encoding 50S ribosomal protein L11 methyltransferase, translating into MANSWWEIQILCDPDLEDSIFWRLEKFGCRGMASGAKGHCLLVTAHLPQIQAQLLDLAALALWLRQDALTMGLPMPVAHWKLIDEEDWSSSWKQHWEPQEIGDRILIYPAWLPIPKPSERLLLRLDPGAAFGTGTHPTTQLCLEALEMRLGDGSGELVVADIGCGSGILSIGAVLLGAKKVYGVDLDPLAVGAARSNRELNQISAQRMLVAKGSVEQISKLTGGKPVDGILCNILAEVIIDLIPAMTAITSLSSWGILSGILLEQAKPIADTLEQYNWVVAALWKRQDWCCFNIRRS
- a CDS encoding DUF928 domain-containing protein encodes the protein MGLWYDTVAALPTTIKQHPKDALVQEDFLSLLNPLGGR